From one Lolium rigidum isolate FL_2022 chromosome 4, APGP_CSIRO_Lrig_0.1, whole genome shotgun sequence genomic stretch:
- the LOC124708969 gene encoding zinc finger protein 10-like, with product MDPSKYWMISRRKLGADQTAPAVFSTPHVTVGGGGGSSASYYESWEERAFAEDSAGNLGGCIWPPRSYSCSFCAREFRSAQALGGHMNVHRRDRARLKLSGMMEDGVSDQGMPLHQGYMIQPCPPKIGAPQQHAHGPKPTTPSADGNPNSIRSVVSVPSRSLVDIGTARTVWGKQVLASPLASPSATQEYGAKEMFLRPSQLPRDHLNQVSWIRSEQELRVRSGELKLSLLGCRTRSNFEDDSEDDDGKADHLSRKRRRTDVEVTQLFLCSSSSKHLQIDDHDDRDHHAKVLKLCPSSPADELDLELRL from the coding sequence ATGGATCCATCAAAGTACTGGATGATATCAAGGAGGAAGCTGGGTGCAGATCAGACGGCGCCTGCTGTCTTCAGCACGCCACACGTCACcgtcggcggcggtggtggcagcTCGGCCTCCTACTACGAGTCGTGGGAGGAACGCGCTTTCGCGGAGGATTCCGCAGGAAATCTCGGGGGTTGCATCTGGCCACCGAGATCTTATTCGTGCAGTTTCTGCGCCCGAGAGTTCCGGTCGGCGCAGGCGCTCGGTGGCCACATGAACGTCCACCGGAGGGACCGTGCAAGGCTCAAGCTCTCGGGGATGATGGAGGACGGTGTCAGCGACCAGGGCATGCCACTGCATCAAGGCTATATGATCCAGCCATGCCCACCTAAAATTGGCGCTCCCCAGCAGCATGCGCACGGCCCAAAACCTACTACTCCTAGCGCTGACGGTAACCCTAATTCAATACGGAGTGTTGTTTCGGTTCCATCGAGATCTTTAGTGGATATTGGCACAGCAAGAACCGTCTGGGGCAAGCAAGTTTTGGCTTCCCCACTCGCATCGCCATCGGCTACTCAAGAATATGGTGCGAAGGAGATGTTTCTTCGTCCTTCCCAGCTTCCACGGGATCATCTAAACCAGGTATCGTGGATACGCTCTGAGCAAGAATTGCGTGTTCGGAGTGGTGAATTGAAGCTGAGTCTTTTGGGCTGCCGCACGCGAAGTAACTTTGAGGATGATAGCGAAGATGATGATGGAAAGGCTGATCATTTAAGTCGCAAGAGAAGGAGAACTGATGTGGAGGTAACCCAGTTGTTTCTGTGTTCTTCATCTAGTAAGCATCTGCAAATAGACGATCATGATGATCGTGATCACCATGCCAAGGTACTTAAACTTTGTCCCAGCTCTCCAGCTGATGAACTAGATCTTGAGCTTAGGCTTTGA